The Sphingomonas alpina genome has a segment encoding these proteins:
- a CDS encoding DNA polymerase beta superfamily protein: MRTIPDSFDPAMVAAIDARLDAVARDERVSLPLVIESGSRAWGFASPDSDYDCRFIYVRQRRDYLALWPKRDVIETPLDGLLDVNGWDLAKALRLIVKGNAVAIEWLRSPIAYRGDEAFRDALDAFAVEHMPVDAVQSHYLHLGLQQWSRHGEEVTSGKKLFYALRPAAALRWIRLHDQALPPMHFPTLMAECDPPADVAVLVADLITRKAETRELGEAIIPAEIAAFIENEYGLAANQQRDRSTDDKAKAAADALFMTLLDRFSPDD; the protein is encoded by the coding sequence ATGCGCACCATCCCCGACAGTTTCGACCCGGCTATGGTCGCCGCGATCGATGCACGGCTCGATGCGGTGGCGCGCGACGAGCGCGTCTCGCTCCCGCTGGTGATCGAAAGCGGCAGCCGCGCCTGGGGCTTCGCGTCGCCCGACAGCGACTATGATTGCCGCTTCATCTATGTCCGCCAGCGGCGGGATTATCTCGCTTTATGGCCGAAACGCGATGTCATCGAAACGCCGCTCGACGGGCTGCTCGACGTCAATGGCTGGGACTTGGCCAAGGCGTTGCGGCTGATCGTCAAGGGCAATGCCGTGGCGATCGAGTGGCTGCGCTCACCGATCGCCTATCGCGGCGACGAAGCATTCCGGGACGCGCTCGATGCCTTTGCGGTCGAGCATATGCCGGTCGATGCGGTGCAGAGTCATTACCTCCATCTCGGGCTCCAGCAATGGTCCCGGCATGGCGAGGAAGTCACCTCAGGCAAGAAGCTCTTCTATGCGCTGCGCCCGGCGGCGGCCTTGCGCTGGATCCGGTTGCATGATCAGGCCCTCCCGCCGATGCATTTCCCGACGCTGATGGCCGAGTGCGATCCGCCTGCCGACGTTGCCGTCCTGGTCGCCGATCTGATCACGCGCAAGGCCGAGACCCGGGAACTGGGTGAGGCGATCATTCCCGCTGAGATCGCAGCGTTTATCGAAAACGAGTATGGGCTCGCGGCGAACCAGCAACGCGACCGCAGCACAGACGACAAGGCCAAGGCAGCCGCCGACGCTTTGTTCATGACCCTATTGGACCGATTTTCCCCCGATGACTGA
- a CDS encoding HAD hydrolase-like protein, producing the protein MAAVSSLMPAPHYKMVIFDFDGTLADSGDWFLSISDELADRFRFRRVLPEEIEMLRGQSSREVIRYLRVPRWRLPAIGRFVHARLAEQTDRIALFDGVVPMIEALVAAGVRLALVTSNSQHNACAILGPRITDHIEHFECGASLFGKAPRYRKVLRRAKLSADQVFSIGDETRDIAAAHKVGIKAGAVMWGYANRVALARLSPEAMFETPDAVLDLVLGRQPDPAAAN; encoded by the coding sequence ATGGCGGCGGTATCGAGCCTGATGCCCGCGCCGCATTACAAGATGGTGATCTTCGACTTCGACGGAACACTCGCGGACAGCGGCGACTGGTTCCTGTCGATCTCCGACGAGCTTGCCGACCGATTCCGTTTCCGTCGCGTGTTGCCCGAGGAAATCGAAATGCTTCGTGGCCAGTCGAGCCGCGAAGTGATCCGTTATCTTCGCGTGCCGCGCTGGCGGTTGCCGGCGATCGGGCGCTTCGTCCATGCCAGGCTCGCCGAACAGACCGATCGTATCGCGCTGTTCGACGGCGTGGTACCGATGATCGAGGCGCTGGTCGCGGCCGGCGTGCGGCTCGCGCTGGTCACCTCCAATTCTCAGCATAATGCCTGCGCCATTCTCGGGCCGCGCATCACCGATCATATCGAGCATTTCGAATGCGGCGCATCGCTGTTCGGCAAGGCGCCACGCTATCGCAAGGTACTGCGCCGCGCGAAGTTGAGCGCCGACCAGGTCTTCTCGATCGGCGACGAAACGCGCGATATCGCTGCTGCGCACAAGGTCGGGATCAAGGCCGGTGCCGTGATGTGGGGCTATGCCAACCGCGTCGCGCTGGCGCGGCTCTCGCCCGAGGCGATGTTCGAGACGCCGGATGCCGTGCTCGATCTCGTGCTTGGCCGGCAGCCTGATCCGGCAGCGGCGAACTGA
- a CDS encoding EF-hand domain-containing protein, whose protein sequence is MRRLILAAALIALPVIIPPAIAQQRPASPVAGQPIPSVPPGPGQPAATIIAEPAAMMIAACDADGDARVTTAELTTCVAKSFAGTEGAATGSIGYIAYSDWALKWLGDRNALPSPFTVDADNDNRITLVELQGQFAKLFARFDIDKDGVVTRAELLTIKTGFRDLGGRGKRGGKQ, encoded by the coding sequence ATGCGCCGCCTGATTCTCGCCGCCGCCCTGATCGCCCTGCCTGTGATCATTCCGCCTGCGATCGCACAGCAACGGCCCGCGTCGCCGGTCGCCGGTCAGCCCATCCCTTCCGTACCGCCCGGCCCCGGCCAGCCCGCCGCGACGATCATCGCCGAGCCGGCCGCGATGATGATCGCCGCATGCGACGCGGATGGCGATGCGCGCGTCACAACCGCCGAATTGACCACATGCGTGGCAAAATCCTTCGCCGGCACCGAGGGCGCGGCAACCGGATCGATCGGTTATATCGCCTATAGCGACTGGGCGCTGAAATGGCTCGGCGACCGCAATGCCCTGCCCAGCCCGTTCACTGTCGATGCCGATAACGACAACCGCATCACCCTGGTCGAGCTGCAGGGGCAGTTCGCCAAGCTGTTCGCGCGCTTCGACATCGACAAGGACGGTGTGGTGACGCGCGCGGAATTGCTGACCATCAAGACCGGTTTTCGCGACCTGGGCGGACGCGGCAAGCGCGGCGGCAAGCAATAG
- a CDS encoding bifunctional helix-turn-helix transcriptional regulator/GNAT family N-acetyltransferase — protein MDSTIQALRAFNRFHTRFIGVLGADYLDSTMSLTEARLLYEIATREAPVAVDLQQILGLDAGYASRIVRRFEQRGWVARGRSDDARRRPIELTDAGQAVFADLQQRQHDLFKDRIGSLAAADRRALEAALDTARSLLSRTEPAGYTVRTFDTGDMGLVAARQAILYRESHGWGAPMEVLLGEVTSRFLRDFQPGREQCWIAESAGTMAGSVFVVDAGDGAAQLRLLYVEPWARGMGIGGDLVARCLTFARGAGYTSLRLWTHTVLESARRIYANAGLRIVSTEVHHEFGTPEQGETWEIALNA, from the coding sequence ATGGACTCGACGATTCAGGCGCTGCGCGCCTTCAACCGCTTTCATACCCGCTTCATCGGGGTGCTCGGCGCAGACTATCTCGACAGCACCATGTCGCTGACCGAGGCGCGGCTACTGTACGAGATCGCCACGCGCGAAGCGCCCGTCGCGGTCGACCTGCAGCAGATCCTCGGGCTCGATGCCGGCTATGCCAGCCGCATCGTGCGGCGCTTCGAACAGCGCGGCTGGGTCGCGCGCGGTCGAAGCGACGATGCCCGCCGCCGTCCGATCGAGCTGACCGACGCAGGACAGGCGGTCTTTGCCGACCTGCAGCAGCGTCAGCATGACCTGTTCAAGGACCGGATCGGATCGCTCGCCGCAGCCGATCGCCGCGCGCTGGAGGCTGCGCTCGACACGGCGCGCAGCCTGCTCTCCCGCACCGAGCCGGCCGGCTATACCGTGCGGACCTTCGACACCGGGGATATGGGGCTGGTCGCCGCGCGCCAGGCGATCCTGTACCGCGAAAGCCATGGTTGGGGGGCGCCGATGGAAGTCCTGCTCGGCGAGGTGACCTCCCGCTTCCTGCGCGATTTCCAGCCGGGGCGAGAGCAATGCTGGATCGCCGAGAGTGCAGGCACGATGGCGGGGTCGGTGTTCGTCGTCGATGCGGGCGACGGGGCCGCACAGTTGCGATTGCTCTATGTCGAGCCATGGGCGCGGGGCATGGGGATCGGCGGCGATCTCGTCGCACGCTGCCTGACTTTCGCGCGGGGCGCCGGATACACCTCGCTACGCCTCTGGACGCACACCGTGCTCGAAAGCGCGCGGCGCATCTATGCCAATGCGGGGCTCCGCATCGTCTCGACCGAGGTGCACCATGAGTTCGGGACGCCCGAGCAGGGCGAAACCTGGGAAATCGCGCTGAACGCGTGA
- a CDS encoding MarR family winged helix-turn-helix transcriptional regulator, protein MTKPPSPPLPLDAQLCFSLYSTTIAINRLYKPMLDSLGVTYPQYLVLSTLWEGDGQTISAIADRLALEPSTITPLMKRLEAAGFVSRQRNPADERQVQVFLTAKGRNLQHDTPCLTDALLANSGLSVAEIMALNEQVQRLRSALVDRNEPARDQ, encoded by the coding sequence GTGACAAAGCCCCCCAGCCCGCCCCTGCCGCTTGATGCGCAGCTCTGCTTTTCGCTCTATTCGACGACGATCGCGATCAACCGGCTCTACAAGCCGATGCTCGATTCGCTCGGCGTGACCTATCCGCAATATCTCGTGCTCAGCACCTTATGGGAGGGCGATGGGCAGACCATCTCGGCCATCGCCGATCGGCTTGCGCTGGAGCCAAGCACCATCACCCCGTTGATGAAGCGGCTCGAAGCCGCGGGCTTCGTCTCGCGTCAGCGCAACCCGGCCGACGAGCGCCAGGTCCAGGTGTTCCTCACTGCGAAGGGCCGCAATCTGCAGCACGACACTCCGTGCCTCACCGATGCGCTGCTGGCCAATTCCGGCCTCTCGGTCGCCGAGATCATGGCCCTCAATGAACAGGTCCAACGACTCCGTTCCGCTCTGGTGGATCGGAACGAGCCCGCTCGCGACCAATAG
- a CDS encoding alpha/beta fold hydrolase, with protein MTKSKLLLTAAASLALGTLPAAASAKDAAPGSTKSVVLVHGAFADGSGWMDVYKILKKDGYNVSIVQNPTNSLADDVAVTKRAIAAAEGKVILVGHSYGGAIISEAGTDPKVAGLVYIAAFAPDKGESVSTLIANPAPGAPVPPILPPKDGYLSLDKAKFAKAFAADVRPDLAQFMADSQVPWGVEALSGTVTVPAWRVKPSWYLVASEDKMIPPAAQRTMAARAGAQVEEAVGSHAIYVSKPAAVASIIEKAARSSK; from the coding sequence ATGACCAAGTCCAAACTGCTTCTCACCGCCGCTGCCTCGCTCGCTCTGGGCACGCTTCCCGCCGCCGCTTCCGCCAAGGACGCCGCACCGGGCTCAACCAAGTCGGTCGTGCTTGTCCATGGCGCGTTCGCCGATGGTTCAGGCTGGATGGATGTCTACAAGATCCTGAAAAAGGACGGCTACAACGTCAGCATCGTCCAGAACCCGACCAACTCGCTGGCCGATGACGTCGCGGTTACCAAGCGTGCGATCGCCGCTGCAGAAGGCAAGGTGATCCTGGTTGGCCATAGCTATGGCGGCGCGATCATCTCCGAGGCGGGCACGGACCCGAAGGTCGCCGGCCTGGTCTATATCGCGGCCTTCGCACCCGATAAGGGCGAGTCGGTTTCAACGCTGATCGCCAACCCCGCGCCCGGTGCGCCGGTGCCGCCGATCCTCCCGCCCAAGGACGGCTATCTGTCCCTCGACAAGGCGAAGTTCGCGAAGGCGTTCGCTGCCGATGTCCGGCCCGACCTCGCGCAGTTCATGGCTGATTCGCAGGTGCCATGGGGTGTCGAGGCGCTCTCCGGCACGGTGACCGTCCCGGCCTGGCGCGTGAAGCCCAGCTGGTACCTGGTGGCGAGCGAGGACAAGATGATCCCGCCGGCGGCGCAGCGGACGATGGCGGCACGGGCCGGGGCGCAGGTCGAAGAGGCGGTGGGCAGCCATGCCATCTACGTCTCGAAGCCAGCCGCTGTCGCATCGATCATCGAAAAGGCGGCACGCAGCAGCAAGTAA
- a CDS encoding DMT family transporter: MAWLLLGIAGILEIVFALCMKLSEGFTRWVPGLFTVATGLSSVVLLSMALRTLPVGTGYAVWTGIGAAGTAIFGMMILGDSASPPRIFCIMLILAGVIGLKLVAPN; this comes from the coding sequence ATGGCGTGGCTCCTCCTCGGCATCGCCGGCATTCTCGAAATCGTGTTCGCCCTGTGCATGAAGCTGTCGGAAGGCTTCACGCGATGGGTACCCGGACTGTTCACGGTCGCGACCGGCCTGTCGAGCGTGGTCCTTCTTTCGATGGCGCTCCGCACATTGCCGGTGGGCACCGGCTATGCGGTCTGGACCGGTATCGGCGCGGCGGGCACCGCGATCTTCGGTATGATGATATTGGGCGACTCCGCGTCCCCGCCGCGGATTTTCTGCATCATGCTCATTCTGGCGGGTGTCATCGGACTCAAGCTGGTCGCACCGAACTGA
- a CDS encoding carboxymuconolactone decarboxylase family protein yields MTQRIDYAKASPDGYKAYGGVYVAIQKSGLPKELIDLVYLRVSQINGCAYCIDMHSRDLLKSGLSTDKLVLVPVWHDAGNVFSQRERVALAWAETVTNVAITGVPDADYDAASAEFSDKELADLTYAIGLMNAFNRLGITFRVPPAAALKA; encoded by the coding sequence ATGACCCAGCGCATCGACTACGCAAAGGCGTCGCCCGACGGCTATAAGGCTTATGGCGGCGTCTATGTCGCAATCCAGAAATCCGGCCTGCCGAAGGAGCTGATCGACCTCGTCTATCTGCGGGTCTCGCAGATCAATGGCTGCGCCTATTGCATCGACATGCATAGCCGCGACCTGCTCAAATCCGGTCTGAGCACGGACAAGCTTGTCTTGGTCCCGGTATGGCATGATGCCGGCAATGTGTTCAGCCAGCGCGAACGTGTCGCCCTTGCCTGGGCGGAAACCGTGACGAATGTGGCCATAACCGGCGTTCCCGATGCCGATTACGATGCGGCCTCCGCTGAGTTCAGCGACAAGGAGCTGGCCGATCTCACTTATGCGATCGGCCTGATGAACGCCTTCAACCGGCTGGGCATCACATTTCGCGTGCCGCCGGCCGCTGCCCTGAAGGCCTGA